Proteins from a genomic interval of Gammaproteobacteria bacterium:
- a CDS encoding ABC transporter permease, producing the protein GLAHARLAAAPGQAVVAGAGILVSVALVAAMAIMVSSFRSSVDDWLARMLPADLYVRTTTDSGLLNAATVARVAALPGVAAVEPRRFERLRLAAGHPPVTLIARPVGAGTGLPLVTAAPATPPGQAGGLPPAWISEALADLLDLRVGATLELPLAGRLQVFRIAGIWRDYARQNGAVIVELSDYRAASGDTRSDDLAIELAAGARADTVMTALHALLGEQVIEIETPGTIRATSLAVFDRTFLITYVMEAVAVLIGLFGIATSFAALATSRRKEFGMLRHLGVLRREIGTLLGIEGALTAVIGVTVGMAAGGAIALVLIEVINRQSFHWSMDLHLPAGRLLAFALALVALAALAARLAGRQALRQDVVLAVREDW; encoded by the coding sequence CGGCCTGGCCCATGCGCGGCTCGCCGCGGCCCCGGGCCAGGCCGTGGTCGCCGGCGCCGGCATACTCGTCAGCGTGGCGCTGGTGGCGGCCATGGCGATCATGGTGAGTTCGTTCCGCAGTTCCGTGGACGACTGGCTCGCGCGCATGCTGCCAGCCGACCTGTATGTACGCACCACCACCGACAGCGGCCTGCTGAACGCAGCGACGGTGGCACGGGTCGCCGCGTTGCCGGGCGTGGCCGCCGTCGAACCGCGGCGCTTCGAACGGCTGCGTCTGGCCGCCGGGCACCCCCCGGTGACGCTGATCGCACGCCCGGTCGGCGCGGGCACGGGCCTGCCGCTGGTCACCGCCGCGCCCGCCACACCGCCAGGGCAGGCGGGCGGACTGCCGCCGGCCTGGATCTCGGAGGCACTGGCGGATCTGCTCGACCTGCGGGTGGGCGCGACCCTCGAACTGCCGCTGGCGGGGCGCTTGCAGGTCTTCCGTATCGCCGGGATCTGGCGTGATTATGCCCGGCAGAACGGTGCCGTCATCGTCGAACTCAGCGATTACCGCGCGGCCAGCGGCGATACGCGCAGCGACGATCTCGCCATCGAACTCGCCGCCGGCGCCCGGGCGGACACCGTCATGACGGCGCTGCATGCGCTGCTGGGCGAGCAGGTCATCGAGATCGAGACGCCCGGCACGATCCGCGCGACCAGCCTGGCGGTCTTCGACCGCACCTTCCTCATCACCTATGTCATGGAGGCCGTGGCAGTGCTGATCGGCCTGTTCGGTATCGCCACCAGCTTCGCCGCACTCGCCACCAGCCGCCGTAAGGAGTTCGGTATGCTGCGCCACCTGGGGGTGCTGCGCCGCGAGATCGGTACCCTGCTCGGTATCGAGGGCGCGCTGACGGCCGTGATCGGCGTCACCGTCGGCATGGCGGCGGGCGGCGCCATTGCCCTGGTGCTGATCGAGGTGATCAACCGGCAGAGCTTTCACTGGAGCATGGACCTGCACCTGCCGGCCGGCCGCCTGCTGGCCTTCGCGCTGGCGCTGGTGGCGCTCGCCGCACTCGCCGCGCGCCTCGCCGGCCGGCAGGCACTGCGCCAGGATGTGGTACTGGCCGTGCGGGAGGACTGGTGA